Genomic DNA from Fibrobacter sp. UWB10:
TCAAGTACCGTACCGGCGATAGCCCGATTTATTCCGTTATCAAGATGCCCGGCCTGATCAAGTACAGCAATGTTACTATGAAGAAGGGCATTTTCAAGGGCGACAATAAGTTCTGGGATTGGTTCAGCCAGATTAAGATGAATACGATCAAGAGGATCGATATTACAATTAGCCTGCTGGACGAAGAAAATAACCCGGCTATGACTTGGACACTCAAGAACGCTTGGCCCACCAAGATTTCTGGTTATGAACTCAAGGCCGAAGGCAATGAAGTTGCTGTCGAAAGCATCGAAATTGTCCACGAAGGCATGACGATTACTAACGGCTAAGAAACCCCATGGCAGATAAAGTCGAATGGCCGCTTCCTGTTGTGTTCCACTTTTCCGTAAAGCTGGGCAATTCAAAAGTTGCATTCAGCGAGGTATCCGGATTGGAAACCTCTATCGAGACAAAGGAAGTCCACAGCGGGGGCGACAATTCGACTGTCTACCATTTACCTCAAAAAGTAAAGTTTTCCGATTTAGTCCTAAAACGTGCCGTACTTTGCGAAAGCGACCCGCTTTACAGATGGTGCACAAGCAGCATGAATTCCATGACGAACGCATTCAGGGTTACACCCAAATCAATCGAAGTAACTCTGTTAGACGAAAAAAACACACCCTTAGCAACATGGACATTCAATGGTGCGTACCCTGTAAAATGGTCGTTCAGCACGCTTAACGCCATGAAGGGTGAAATCATGATAGAAACCTTGACGATGAAATACTGGAACGTGAAAAGGACTCTTTAAAATGTCATTGGAAATCAAGAACCTCAGTATCAATGTCAGAATTGAAACGGACGAAAGCCTTCAAAAAGCGCCCGCATCTCTTAAGGAAGATGTTTTAAAGGAATGCAAACGTTTAATTGAAGATTCCATGCGTCAGAATCAGGAGCGATAGTAATGGACGGCCAAAATAAGATGACATTCGAAGCTTTTCGTGAACACGACGGGCAGCTTTCGGCAATTAGCGATCGAAAGCCATTTACCGTTATGTTAAACCCAGACAGTCTGTCATTTTCAGCCTCAATCAACTACAGTAGTTATCGGGACACGGCTTACAGTGTTTACTCATCTCAATCTGCGCCTACCATTTCTATTCCGACAATTTATTTCGATACGACAGGAGTTGTTCCCAAAGAAGAATGGCCTCAAGGCTGTTCCACCATCAAGCAGATGGTAACTAAATTAAAAAAAGTCGTTTACGATTTTGATGGGGAGTCCCACCAGCCGCCCGTCGTAAAATTAACCTGGGGCGACTACACCTATACTGTACGAGTTACAAAATTCGACGTCAAGTACACCCTATTCAACGTAACCGGCGAACCCGTTCGAGCTGAAGTATCTATTGGAGCTAAATATTTTTATCTCGATTGGAAAAATACAGAAAAAAAATCTCCGGACTTAACGCACCTTGTAGAAGTTAAAGCTGGCGACACGCTCCCGCTCATGTGCAACCGAGTCTACAACGATTCTTCGTACTACCTTCAAATTGCACGAATCAACGGACTCACCAATTTCAGAAATTTAAAACCTGGAACCATGTTGGAATTTCCACCAATTAGGGATTAATATATGCCAGAATCACCATTGAAAAATACCGGCGGAGTTGTTGAATGCGTTTTATTTTGCAAGGGCAAAGCATTGCCATCGACCGCGCAAATTGTTACGGCCGACGTGGATTACCGAATCAACAGTATTCCTAAAGCGACCATCACCATTGCTGACGGTGACATGCCTACCGGCAAATTCAACCTGTGCGAGG
This window encodes:
- a CDS encoding phage tail protein; translated protein: MAEDGSTQSASIWPMPKFHFQVKWGDQEMSFQEVTGLDAQSEEIKYRTGDSPIYSVIKMPGLIKYSNVTMKKGIFKGDNKFWDWFSQIKMNTIKRIDITISLLDEENNPAMTWTLKNAWPTKISGYELKAEGNEVAVESIEIVHEGMTITNG
- a CDS encoding phage tail protein, which encodes MADKVEWPLPVVFHFSVKLGNSKVAFSEVSGLETSIETKEVHSGGDNSTVYHLPQKVKFSDLVLKRAVLCESDPLYRWCTSSMNSMTNAFRVTPKSIEVTLLDEKNTPLATWTFNGAYPVKWSFSTLNAMKGEIMIETLTMKYWNVKRTL